In Rutidosis leptorrhynchoides isolate AG116_Rl617_1_P2 chromosome 2, CSIRO_AGI_Rlap_v1, whole genome shotgun sequence, one genomic interval encodes:
- the LOC139888338 gene encoding uncharacterized protein encodes MTSLKININLNSQNYALWSRMMKVAIGVESKGLLNHLTSNGPETDEPSYNQWEQEDLVVFSWLIQNIDPNLASDLTSFPTAKSLWDALITTYSSGQDKLQTYDLYVKAIKMEQSNMTLEELWIKMQGIWGELERRDPNPMDNTSDIAKYNKIRAEHKLFQFLNALDRKHDTIKREMLRLNPLPTAEEAYASVRKEAAHQQILGLNNNEPSTNQGIATGLAAIDGKGSSSRPPFQSSQQNRTSYQPRVDKSKLKCTRCGKSRHTIEQCFEIKGYPEWWMKQNKGKASMAADEITTTTDKSFGGVATSSKPTGIKLNLFTSPFTDIGNIKTRVCKYKNGSGESEIGREEYGDDKLDWDVENKLVHEEKGYSNRMGGVFRFKGNQRPKNNGKPTKNMGWTDFKDKSPIHESKRFTNRPACLYSKIGPKNININKPKYNKPEVSVLCQNKYSVLSKIQKESSEANSVSNNFKPKSWIFDCGATDTMTFDEKDIIFKTKPKKNWIQTANGEIVKVKSGGTIEISPTIKIPNCLYVPALSHKLLSVSHVTKELNCKVLMYPTFCILQDIRTGLLIGRGTEKGGLYYVDEVSQQGTVSLAH; translated from the coding sequence atgacaagctTGAAGATCAATATCAATCTGAATAGTCAGAACTACGCTTTATGGTCCCGTATGATGAAAGTGGCAATAGGAGTAGAATCAAAAGGCCTCCTAAACCACTTGACCTCAAACGGACCAGAAACTGATGAACCAAGCTATAACCAATGGGAACAGGAAGATCTTGTGGTCTTTTCCTGGTTAATTCAAAACATTGATCCAAATCTCGCAAGTGACTTGACATCGTTTCCAACTGCCAAGTCATTGTGGGATGCTCTCATCACCACTTACAGTAGTGGTCAGGACAAATTGCAAACATACGATTTATATGTAAAAGCCATTAAGATGGAACAATCCAATATGACTCTTGAAGAGTTATGGATCAAAATGCAAGGTATATGGGGGGAACTCGAAAGACGAGATCCAAACCCCATGGACAATACATCTGATATTGCCAAATATAACAAAATCAGGGCTGAGCATAAGCTTTTTCAATTTTTAAATGCATTAGATCGAAAACATGATACTATCAAAAGAGAAATGCTTCGATTAAACCCTCTACCAACGGCAGAGGAAGCATATGCTTCTGTAAGAAAAGAAGCAGCACATCAGCAAATTTTAGGGCTCAACAACAACGAACCTTCGACCAATCAAGGAATTGCAACTGGATTAGCTGCAATTGATGGCAAAGGCTCATCATCTCGCCCACCGTTTCAATCATCACAACAGAACCGTACCAGTTATCAACCCAGAGTCGATAAATCAAAGCTAAAATGCACAAGGTGTGGGAAATCGAGGCACACAATTGAGCAGTGTTTCGAAATCAAGGGTTACCCAGAATGGTGGATGAAGCAGAACAAAGGCAAAGCGTCAATGGCGGCCGATGAAATCACCACCACTACCGATAAAAGCTTCGGTGGTGTCGCTACCTCCTCAAAACCCACTGGTATAAAACTTAATCTCTTTACTTCCCCTTTTACAGATATAGGTAATATAAAAACTAGGGTTTGCAAATATAAAAATGGGTCTGGGGAAAGTGAAATTGGGAGAGAGGAATATGGGGATGATAAACTTGATTGGGATGTGGAGAATAAACTGGTTCACGAGGAAAAAGGGTACAGTAACCGAATGGGTGGGGTATTTCGGTTTAAAGGTAACCAAAGACCTAAAAATAATGGGAAGCCTACTAAAAATATGGGGTGGACTGATTTTAAGGATAAAAGCCCAATACATGAATCTAAAAGATTTACAAACAGGCCAGCCTGTTTATATTCGAAAATTGGGcctaaaaacataaatataaataaaccTAAATATAATAAACCCGAGGTTAGTGTTTTGTGTCAAAACAAATACTCCGTCTTGTCTAAAATACAAAAAGAGTCTTCTGAAGCGAATAGTGTCTCAAATAATTTTAAACCTAAATCCTGGATATTTGATTGCGGGGCAACGGACACTATGACATTTGACGAAAAAgatatcatttttaaaacaaaacctAAAAAAAACTGGATTCAAACGGCCAACGGTGAAATTGTTAAAGTTAAAAGCGGTGGTACTATTGAAATATCACCGACGATTAAAATACCTAATTGTCTATATGTTCCAGCTTTATCTCATAAGCTGTTATCGGTAAGCCATGTTACAAAAGAATTAAACTGTAAAGTCCTAATGTATCCGACTTTCTGCATCTTGCAGGACATCCGGACGGGACTGTTGATTGGGCGTGGCACTGAAAAAGGGGGGTTATACTATGTTGACGAAGTTTCTCAACAAGGTACCGTGTCACTTGCTCACTGA